CAAGAATGGTCGCTAGAAAGGGGGATTTAGTCTATTTTAGGCAATTCAACAACCAAGCGTTTTTAATCGCTCCTAATGATGAACTCTATGAGCAAATCAGAGCGACTAACACCGATATTAATTTTATTAGCTCTGATTTGTTGGTTACCTTTTTGAATGGGTTTGACCCAAAAACCGCTAATTTAAGGAAAGCGTGCAATGTTTATAGCGTGGGGGTGATTTATATTGTAACCACGAACACGCTCAATATTTTAAGCTGTGAGAGTTTTGAAATTTTAGAAAAAAGAGAGCTAGATACAAGCGGTGTTACTAAAACTTCCACGCCGTTTTTTTCTAGGGTTGAGGGCATTGATGCAGGCACGCTAGGGAAACTTTTTTCAGGCAGTCAGTCTAAAAATTACTTCGCTTACTATGACGCTTTAGTAAAAAAAGAAAAACGCAAAGAAGTGAGGATTAAAAAGCAAGAAGAAAGGATTGATTCTAGAGAAATTAAACGAGAAATCAAGCAAGAAGCCATTAAAGAGCCTAAAAAAGCCAATCAAGGCGCAGAAAACGCTCCCACTTTAGAAGAGAAAAACTACCAAAAAGCAGAGCGAAAACTTGACACTAAAGAAGAAAGGCGTCGTTCAAGAGATGAAAGGAAGAAAACTAAAGCCACCAAAAAGGCTATGGAATTTGAAGAAAGAGAAAAAGAGCATGATGAAAGAGACGAAAAAGAGACTGAAGGAAGAAGAAAAGCTTTAGGAATGGATAAAGGCAATGAAAAAGTCAATGCCAAAGAAAACGAGCAAGAAATCAAGCAAGAATCCGCTAATGAGCCAAGTAGTGAAAACAACGCCACTCCAAAAGACACAGAAAACACTCCTGTCTTAAAAGAAAACGCCTCTAAAAAAGAAGCGCCAAAACCAAGCTCTAAAGAGGAAAAACGCCGCTTGAAAGAAGAAAAGAAAAAAGCCAAAGCCGAACAAAGAGCGAGGGAATTTGAACAAAGAGCGAGGGAACATCAAGAAAGAGATGAAAAAGAGCTTGAAGAAAGAAGAAAAGCTTTAGAAATGAATAAGAAGTAAGCCCATGTTAGAGAAGCAACACATCCAATACTTTAAAAACCTGGTAGGGGGAGAGGATTTTTTCACCGATTTAGCGCATTTGAACGCTTATTGCTATGACGCTACCAAAGAAAGGCATTTGCCTAGCGGTGTGATTTTCCCTAAAAATGAGCAAGAAATCAGCCAGATCTTAAAATATTGCAACGAGCATCGCATCATCGTTGTGCCTAGGGGGGCTGGGAGCGGTTTTACAGGGGGGGCGTTGAGCGTGAGCGGGGGGCTAGTTTTAAGCGTAGAAAAGCATTTGGATAAGATTTTAGAGATTGACACTAAAAATTTAATCGCTAGAGTAGAACCGGGCGTGATTAACAAGCATTTCCAAAACGAAGTGGAAAAGTTGGATTTATTCTACCCTCCAGATCCAGCGAGCGAAAATCAAAGCACTTTGGGGGGGAATGTCGCTGAAAATGCCGGTGGCATGCGCGCGGCTAAATACGGCATCACTAAAGATTATGTCATGGCTTTAAGGGTGGTTTTAGCGAATGGCGAAATCATAAGGGCGGGCAAAAAAACGATTAAAGATGTCGCCGGCTTTAATATCGCAGGGCTGATGATCGCTAGTGAGGGATGTTTGGGCGTGATTTCTGAAATCACTTTAAAGCTTTTAGCCAAACCGCCCCTAAAACAAAGCGCAATGGGGGTTTTTAACCATATTGAAGACGCCATGAACGCTGTTTATAAGACAATGAGCAGTGGGGTTACGCCTGTGGCGATGGAATTTTTGGATAATTTGAGTATAAGGGCTGTGGAAGAACGATTTTCTAAAGGCTTACCCAAAGACGCTGGAGCGATACTCATCACTCAAGTGGATGGCGTGGTAAAAGAGCAGATTGCATGGCAACTCAATGAGATAGAAAAGCATTTCAAAGTCAATGGGTGCGTGG
This DNA window, taken from Helicobacter pylori, encodes the following:
- a CDS encoding plasminogen-binding N-terminal domain-containing protein — translated: MLRLLIGLLLMSFISLQSASWQEPLRVSIEFVDLPKKIIRFPAHDLKVGEFGFVVTKLSDYEIVNSEVVIIAVENGVATAKFRAFESMKQIHLPTPRMVARKGDLVYFRQFNNQAFLIAPNDELYEQIRATNTDINFISSDLLVTFLNGFDPKTANLRKACNVYSVGVIYIVTTNTLNILSCESFEILEKRELDTSGVTKTSTPFFSRVEGIDAGTLGKLFSGSQSKNYFAYYDALVKKEKRKEVRIKKQEERIDSREIKREIKQEAIKEPKKANQGAENAPTLEEKNYQKAERKLDTKEERRRSRDERKKTKATKKAMEFEEREKEHDERDEKETEGRRKALGMDKGNEKVNAKENEQEIKQESANEPSSENNATPKDTENTPVLKENASKKEAPKPSSKEEKRRLKEEKKKAKAEQRAREFEQRAREHQERDEKELEERRKALEMNKK
- the glcD gene encoding glycolate oxidase subunit GlcD, with product MLEKQHIQYFKNLVGGEDFFTDLAHLNAYCYDATKERHLPSGVIFPKNEQEISQILKYCNEHRIIVVPRGAGSGFTGGALSVSGGLVLSVEKHLDKILEIDTKNLIARVEPGVINKHFQNEVEKLDLFYPPDPASENQSTLGGNVAENAGGMRAAKYGITKDYVMALRVVLANGEIIRAGKKTIKDVAGFNIAGLMIASEGCLGVISEITLKLLAKPPLKQSAMGVFNHIEDAMNAVYKTMSSGVTPVAMEFLDNLSIRAVEERFSKGLPKDAGAILITQVDGVVKEQIAWQLNEIEKHFKVNGCVDFKIAQNEQEEQDLWFSRRNASQSISVYGKKKLNEDVTVPRASLPSLLQEVAKISHKYGFKIPCFGHTGDGNVHVNIMLEDPKRDLEKGHKAMEEIFQAAISLEGTLSGEHGIGLSKAKFMPLAFNHSEMELFRNIKKALDPNNILNPFKMGL